The region CGCCTTTCATGGCCGATACGGCTCCATCTTTCAACCCAAAATCAGACTGAAAAACAACGATGCCATTTTGCCCCTTTGCCAATGGGAGCAGCGAAAGAATGAACAAGCAAATTAAGCCGTAAATAAGTCGCATAGCGGTCCTTTTAAGTTTTACTCTGAAGGGTTTTGGTGAGGGTAAAATACACGGCCAGCCCCAAGCCGACTTTACTGATCAAATCAGTGGTGGTATATAGAATATGAATAAGGTTGAAGTCAATAGAGGTAAGCGAGAGTACGTAGCCGATGGGGTAGGCAACGGCAAAAGCTGCTACAGAAGTTACTACCAGTTTGTAAATTCGTCGTTCGTCGGGTTGAACCTGACCGGCTGACTGTCTCCAAATCCCGAGTAATATTCGCCCAATGAAGGCATAGCCAAGCATGGAAATAGCTCCCCAGATTAATTTGGGGCCGACCATAATCTCGTTGTCAAAGGCGAGTTGTTGATGACCGATGTAGCCTGTCAGAATCATAAAAAAGCTGGCTATTACTAGGGTAACGAGTGTTCGGGCTGGAGTGCCCACATTCGTATTTCGTATTCTAACCGCCTGAATTAGCAGCAGGGGAATCGTTACGGCCCAGTCCATAAAGCGGTACTGACCGATGGCATTGTACGATTCACGAATGAGTACCTGCCGGTTTTCGGGATCAGTAACCGTTACCAGTTCGGCCAGCATGTCGTGGTAATACCCCTGAATCTGGTAATAGGAGAAGCCCGCAATAGCCGCAGTAACGGCCGTTAACATGAGTAGTAAGGACTGATCGGGTTGGGCGGGCGTAGCCGACCGCGTAGCCAGAGCGGCAATGAATGTACCCAGAAAAGTATAGGTAGCCACCACTAAAAAGAAGTAAGTGACTAGTGGGAGAATGCCAACGACACCTGCCGTTGGAATAAACGAATCGGCTATTTCCATGAATGTACTAACGTTAGTAGCCTCAAAACTAACGTTAGTACATTCATGGTGCAACGATTGGCTTTATTTAGGTGTGGTGGCCATCGTTTTCATTTGCTGCATCTGCTGCGTCGATTTATC is a window of Spirosoma linguale DSM 74 DNA encoding:
- a CDS encoding rhodopsin (PFAM: rhodopsin~KEGG: vha:VIBHAR_02160 hypothetical protein); this translates as MEIADSFIPTAGVVGILPLVTYFFLVVATYTFLGTFIAALATRSATPAQPDQSLLLMLTAVTAAIAGFSYYQIQGYYHDMLAELVTVTDPENRQVLIRESYNAIGQYRFMDWAVTIPLLLIQAVRIRNTNVGTPARTLVTLVIASFFMILTGYIGHQQLAFDNEIMVGPKLIWGAISMLGYAFIGRILLGIWRQSAGQVQPDERRIYKLVVTSVAAFAVAYPIGYVLSLTSIDFNLIHILYTTTDLISKVGLGLAVYFTLTKTLQSKT